The Candidatus Nitrosocosmicus franklandus genome contains a region encoding:
- a CDS encoding deoxyhypusine synthase has product MNYIKRKERHRKNNNNDLKENNINSNSKRKIKNNDAIVKHSSDLEYLSKTVSDYSINRNTSLKQILSGMADSGGFEGRHLAYGIEILKKMIEEKNCTRFLSFVGALVSTGNRGIIRDMIKNRMFDCVITTCGALDHDIAKSFSSYYEGDFRLNDQFLLEKEIHRLGNILIPNNNYGPLIETKIQPILQEFYNINKSRLQSQSQSLGLAPSEILRFIGSHLNESSFLYWATKNDIPVIVPGIVDGAVGNQIWLFNQSHKDFKVDVLRDQTILSEMIFDAKMTGAFMMGGGLSKHHTLWWNQYRGGLDYAVYITTASEWDGSLSGAPVAEAISWGKVTTQAKQVTIHADVSTVLPFIYYGLVSK; this is encoded by the coding sequence TTGAACTACATAAAAAGAAAGGAAAGACACAGAAAGAATAACAATAATGACCTTAAAGAAAACAATATTAACAGTAACAGTAAAAGAAAAATCAAAAATAATGATGCAATAGTTAAACATAGTTCAGACCTGGAATATCTTTCCAAAACTGTAAGCGATTATTCAATTAACAGAAATACATCATTGAAACAAATCCTAAGTGGCATGGCTGATTCGGGTGGATTTGAAGGGAGACACCTGGCCTATGGTATCGAAATACTGAAAAAAATGATAGAAGAAAAAAACTGCACCAGGTTCCTTTCATTTGTTGGGGCTCTAGTATCAACTGGAAATCGGGGTATCATTCGAGATATGATAAAAAATAGAATGTTCGATTGCGTTATAACTACATGCGGTGCGTTGGATCATGATATTGCAAAGTCCTTTTCTTCATATTATGAAGGTGATTTTAGGTTAAACGATCAATTCCTTTTGGAAAAGGAAATTCATCGATTAGGTAACATACTTATTCCTAACAATAATTACGGCCCATTAATCGAAACTAAAATCCAGCCTATCTTACAGGAGTTTTATAATATCAATAAATCCCGTTTGCAATCGCAATCACAGTCACTAGGATTGGCACCTTCTGAAATTCTCCGGTTTATCGGAAGCCATCTAAATGAATCTTCCTTCTTATACTGGGCTACCAAAAACGATATTCCTGTAATAGTTCCAGGAATAGTAGATGGTGCCGTGGGTAACCAAATTTGGCTGTTCAATCAATCTCATAAGGATTTTAAAGTCGATGTATTGAGGGACCAAACGATTTTATCCGAGATGATATTTGATGCCAAAATGACTGGCGCATTTATGATGGGTGGGGGGTTATCAAAACATCATACCCTTTGGTGGAATCAATACAGGGGTGGATTAGATTATGCTGTTTATATTACAACAGCTTCTGAGTGGGATGGTAGTTTAAGTGGTGCTCCTGTTGCGGAAGCAATTTCGTGGGGTAAAGTTACTACTCAAGCCAAACAAGTTACTATTCATGCTGATGTAAGTACCGTGTTACCTTTCATCTATTATGGCTTGGTATCTAAATGA
- a CDS encoding deoxyhypusine synthase family protein, which produces MNHNRHSFSGKKIDPPEISANMSVSEMVDLFRNTGYNARRLAEAADILKKMIESNATVCLTIAGALTPIGFGKMIATMMEKGFVDWIVTTGANAYHDLHFAYDLPVRQGHFDVDDDILYSKQIVRIYDVYIKEYGTLQSQDLIIQRNIQKIYQKDIDILNCSTADLSYLIGKEAFEKSKSPEKSFMVEAFKSNVPVYIPALSDSSIGLNMLPSMLDGKRSINPIKDIAESTAILWKSKISGGFELGGGVPKNFFQQTGPALYQILKIKEGGHDFIVQLTDARPDTGGLSGATLQEGKSWGKIKTSHKGNVIVYGDSSVYFPILCSYLLSECEPRERKQIFKEKDLWVEEMKNQYLTSKSKT; this is translated from the coding sequence TTGAACCATAACCGACATAGTTTTTCAGGAAAAAAAATAGATCCTCCAGAGATTTCTGCTAATATGAGCGTTTCAGAAATGGTAGATTTATTTAGAAACACAGGATATAATGCACGAAGATTAGCAGAGGCAGCTGATATATTGAAAAAAATGATCGAATCTAATGCCACTGTTTGTTTGACCATTGCTGGGGCATTAACACCTATTGGATTTGGTAAAATGATAGCAACTATGATGGAAAAAGGTTTTGTGGATTGGATAGTTACTACGGGAGCGAATGCCTATCATGATTTACATTTTGCATATGATTTGCCGGTTAGGCAAGGTCATTTTGATGTTGATGATGATATATTGTATTCAAAACAAATCGTGAGAATTTATGATGTCTATATAAAGGAATACGGTACTCTCCAATCCCAAGATCTGATAATTCAGAGAAATATTCAAAAAATTTACCAAAAAGACATAGACATCTTAAATTGTTCAACTGCAGACTTATCTTATTTAATAGGGAAGGAAGCCTTTGAAAAGTCTAAATCGCCTGAGAAATCCTTTATGGTAGAAGCGTTCAAATCCAATGTCCCAGTCTATATACCTGCGCTTAGTGACTCGTCAATTGGATTAAACATGTTGCCATCAATGCTAGATGGAAAAAGGTCAATAAATCCTATTAAAGACATTGCAGAATCAACAGCAATCCTTTGGAAAAGTAAAATTTCTGGGGGATTTGAACTGGGTGGAGGCGTTCCTAAGAACTTTTTTCAACAGACTGGTCCAGCACTATATCAAATTCTAAAAATAAAAGAAGGCGGTCATGATTTTATAGTCCAGCTTACTGATGCGAGACCCGATACAGGAGGATTGTCAGGTGCAACATTACAAGAAGGAAAAAGCTGGGGAAAAATCAAGACATCTCATAAAGGAAATGTAATAGTTTATGGAGATTCATCGGTTTATTTTCCAATTCTCTGTTCGTATTTGCTAAGTGAATGCGAGCCCAGAGAGAGAAAACAGATATTCAAAGAGAAAGATTTGTGGGTAGAAGAAATGAAGAATCAATATTTAACTTCTAAATCCAAGACCTAA
- the pyrI gene encoding aspartate carbamoyltransferase regulatory subunit, whose product MSEFNQLLVRRIKNGTVIDHIEASRALLVLNILNITGQEGNVITVALNVPSVKQNKKDIIKVENKFLEKKETDKLALIAPNATINIIKDYKLIEKRRIQLPDKIIGFFKCPNLRCITNTEEGLSSKIEIIDEKEILMKCQYCARSITTSELIK is encoded by the coding sequence ATGTCGGAATTCAATCAACTATTGGTAAGAAGGATAAAAAATGGTACTGTGATAGATCATATCGAGGCATCAAGGGCTTTACTTGTCCTTAACATTTTGAATATTACAGGCCAGGAGGGAAATGTAATAACTGTAGCATTAAATGTTCCAAGCGTTAAACAAAATAAGAAAGACATCATAAAAGTGGAAAACAAATTTTTAGAAAAGAAAGAAACCGACAAGCTAGCACTTATTGCACCTAATGCAACCATCAACATAATCAAAGATTACAAATTGATTGAAAAAAGAAGAATTCAGCTTCCAGATAAAATAATAGGATTTTTCAAGTGTCCAAATTTAAGGTGCATAACAAACACAGAAGAAGGATTAAGTTCAAAAATAGAGATCATTGATGAAAAAGAAATACTAATGAAATGTCAATACTGCGCAAGGTCAATAACCACCAGTGAATTAATCAAATAG
- a CDS encoding CBS domain-containing protein — translation MSKDIRDETTGMTTRVLVSDVMNSPIIHAGPNDDLVKISKLMTDAKIGSIIIIDNDKPLGIVTDWDIVSKSVALGHIPSEIKASSIMQPLVSINGEESITSAARLLRQHGIKRLGVTHKGNLVGIISVSDVLAVTPELFDVVSEKSLLIRGEIGRSPRNISGYCDECGEWSDFLLYADGSYTCEVCRGE, via the coding sequence GTGTCTAAAGATATTAGAGACGAAACCACGGGAATGACTACACGAGTTTTGGTTAGTGATGTTATGAATAGCCCTATTATTCATGCTGGGCCTAACGATGATCTTGTTAAGATATCAAAACTAATGACTGACGCTAAAATTGGAAGTATCATCATTATAGATAATGACAAACCTTTGGGTATTGTTACAGACTGGGACATTGTTTCCAAATCAGTTGCTTTAGGTCATATTCCTTCCGAAATAAAGGCATCAAGTATAATGCAACCATTGGTTTCAATTAACGGTGAGGAGAGTATTACCTCCGCTGCAAGACTTTTAAGACAACATGGGATTAAACGCCTGGGCGTAACTCATAAAGGTAATCTTGTTGGAATTATCTCTGTATCTGATGTTCTCGCTGTTACTCCAGAATTATTCGATGTAGTTTCTGAAAAATCTTTGCTTATACGAGGTGAAATCGGGCGCTCACCTAGAAACATTTCTGGATACTGTGATGAATGTGGCGAATGGTCTGATTTTCTACTATATGCTGATGGATCATATACTTGCGAGGTTTGTAGAGGAGAATAG